A genome region from Tenebrio molitor chromosome 4, icTenMoli1.1, whole genome shotgun sequence includes the following:
- the LOC138129665 gene encoding uncharacterized protein — protein MSYHLEKRARMEGGSAYEVQRKSTSPEEICSLSTQSFSEIIHTAAFVDKTLFIKAFLQADKVIVTLAPRRFGKSTNMDMLKEFLTGNKKLFQDNQLKMWQEQRIFFDKYCQENPVIYVDFKHITGKTEDQLLHSLKKLIYWTFNEHQYLIKEIDGKYSWSDTKLKVVGPIELFEKYWNNFENLSRDDVIDGLKLLSRCLHVYHNKLVYVLIDEFDSPIMNIIVKQSTSNNDLLDETIDVISCLMSSTFKNNEHLNRGLINACVRVAEVLSGDANNIQYIRFLGDPDFSPYFGFTDTEVKSLFKKEEFAPFNNEDVKKWYNGYKLMISKDKGDYAIYSCYSVLNYLRRSHGMKEPCLDNYWVDSGSITYLKHLFGYNPIRKLIEDLIDGAEIEIKVIKKFAKENIIALINLVHRKLKSIHMSDAHLFLQFLTENGYLNVLRTSTDNKKITIGIPNREIRTLFEEKCYDVELFSKKHQLLNENIEGYLAALESVLTKEDKNVFKEYAKAVSKLFDGAIMPQNEDEFHCILFVLAYNVEDYIVRSELSISQRKSKGRPPHLDLLMILNEAGLIVELKFADQSSEAALSQITKRQYESSFDNYKNVTKKILMGLHMTKEGKVSLTYTIDGSTPETVTSHDE, from the exons ATGAgttatcatctagaaaaacgAGCAAGAATGGAAGGAGGAAGTGCATATGAGGTACAAAGAAAg AGCACATCACCAGaggaaatatgtagtttgtcCACACAATCATTTAGTGAAATTATACATACTGCCGCCTTTGTGGATAAGACGCTATTTATTAAAGCCTTTCTTCAAGCAGATAAAGTGATAGTAACTTTGGCGCCTCGCCGCTTTGGGAAATCAACAAACATGGACATGTTGAAAGAATTCCTAACAGGGAACAAAAAACTCTTCCAAGACAATCAGTTAAAAATGTGGCAAGAGCAAAGGATTTTTTTTGATAAGTACTGCCAAGAGAATCCTGTCATATACGTGGACTTTAAACATATCACTGGTAAAACTGAAGATCAACTCCTTCATTCATTAAAGAAGCTCATTTACTGGACATTTAATGAACATCAGTATCTTATAAAAGAGATTGATGGAAAATATTCTTGGTCAGATACGAAATTGAAGGTGGTGGGCCCTATTGAATTATTTGAGAAGTATtggaataattttgaaaatttaagtcGAGATGATGTGATCGACGGATTGAAGCTCTTATCTCGCTGTTTACATGTGTACCATAACAAACTCGTTTATGTATTAATCGATGAATTCGATTCTCCTATCATGAACATCATCGTCAAGCAATCAACTTCAAATAATGATTTGCTGGACGAAACCATCGATGTTATCAGTTGCCTCATGTCCAGTACGTTCAAAAACAACGAACATCTCAACAGAGGGTTAATAAACGCCTGTGTCCGCGTCGCAGAAGTTTTATCTGGCGACGCGAACAACATCCAGTATATTCGGTTTTTAGGAGACCCCGACTTTTCTCCTTATTTTGGATTTACAGATACAGAAGTGAAGAGTCTgtttaaaaaagaagaatttgCTCCTTTTAATAATGAGGACGTAAAAAAGTGGTACAATGGTTATAAATTAATGATTTCAAAAGATAAAGGGGACTATGCCATTTATAGCTGTTATTCAGTTTTAAACTATTTGAGAAGAAGTCACGGAATGAAGGAACCATGCCTTGACAATTACTGGGTTGACTCGGGCAGCATCACTTACCTAAAACATCTGTTTGGATATAATCCCATTCGTAAATTGATTGAAGATCTTATTGATGGAGCAGAGATCGAAATAAAggtcattaaaaaatttgcgaAAGAAAACATAATTGCGTTAATCAACTTGGTTCATCGAAAACTTAAATCTATACATATGTCAGATGCACATCTTTTCCTCCAATTTTTGACCGAAAATGGATACTTGAATGTTTTACGCACTAGcactgataataaaaaaatcaccatTGGGATTCCAAATAGAGAAATTAGGACGTTGTTTGAGGAAAAATGTTATGATGTAGAATTGTTTTCAAAGAAACACCAgcttttaaatgaaaatattgagGGTTATTTGGCTGCATTAGAATCAGTGCTAACAAAAGaagacaaaaatgtatttaaagaaTATGCAAAGGCTGTCTCTAAATTGTTTGATGGAGCCATAATGCCCCAAAACGAGGACGAATTTCATTGTATTCTCTTTGTTTTGGCATATAATGTTGAAGATTATATAGTTCGCAGTGAACTAAGCATCTCCCAAAGAAAATCTAAAGGAAGACCTCCTCATCTTGATTTGCTTATGATTTTGAATGAAGCTGGCTTGATTgtggaattaaaatttgccgACCAATCATCAGAGGCCGCTCTTTCTCAAATTACAAAGCGACAGTATGAATCAAGCTTCGACAACtacaaaaatgtcacaaaGAAAATTCTTATGGGTTTGCATATGACTAAAGAAGGGAAAGTTAGTCTGACTTACACTATTGACGGTTCAACTCCAGAAACTGTTACCAGCCATGATGAATAG